Proteins from one Pseudobdellovibrionaceae bacterium genomic window:
- a CDS encoding DNA gyrase inhibitor YacG, with translation MKERKVRCPHCGNQTVYSDKNPFRPFCSERCRLLDLGAWADESYKVPDETQKIDVDKQNVPADEQYDD, from the coding sequence ATGAAGGAACGCAAAGTCCGCTGCCCGCACTGCGGAAATCAAACCGTCTACTCCGACAAAAATCCATTCCGCCCCTTTTGCAGTGAACGATGCCGTTTGCTCGATCTCGGTGCGTGGGCGGACGAGAGCTACAAAGTTCCCGACGAGACTCAGAAGATCGATGTCGACAAACAAAACGTCCCTGCCGATGAGCAGTATGATGATTGA
- a CDS encoding sigma-54-dependent Fis family transcriptional regulator, whose amino-acid sequence MSQNPIKVLVADDDQGLRLAVRSALESAQGRFQVIEAFDGVNACEKIKDQEVNVAILDVDMPRMTGLECLKIIKEHNPGTVVIMLTAYASIDTAIQAVKDGAYNYLSKPVQSEDLLKVVERALQAQNLMSSVAASAPVLMEEGRKFIGQNQQMQKVFGVIQRLSKVDTPVLIRGASGTGKELVARAIHFNSARKDGKFVAINCSAIPENLFESELFGHEKGSFTGADQRKIGKFQFAEGGTLFLDEVGDMPQLMQVKLLRVLQEKVFVPVGANREIETNVRIVAATNRPLEEMMKTGQFREDLFYRLNVIPIYLPSLVDRKDDIENLLNMFIKKFNQVHGKRITGIAPDAMAVLKRYDWPGNIRELENVVEHSFIMENSTVLTLRALPESVLAKTGTVLAEMPMHEITLRGLTGAQPPLTPSTSAEEDDDLMDLSADEDDDSDVNLDSSVKTDLGGALDFNAQKEAFEKEFIIKALKTFKGRINQTALHANIPKKTLLRKIEKYGINAKDFAT is encoded by the coding sequence ATGAGTCAAAATCCGATCAAAGTTCTGGTGGCCGACGACGACCAAGGTTTGCGCTTGGCGGTTCGTTCCGCGCTGGAGTCCGCTCAAGGTCGCTTCCAAGTGATCGAGGCCTTTGACGGCGTGAATGCCTGCGAAAAAATCAAAGACCAAGAGGTCAACGTCGCGATCCTCGACGTCGATATGCCGCGGATGACGGGCCTCGAGTGCCTGAAGATCATCAAAGAACACAATCCCGGCACCGTGGTCATCATGCTGACCGCCTACGCCTCGATCGACACCGCCATCCAAGCGGTGAAGGACGGCGCCTACAATTACCTTTCCAAGCCCGTGCAGTCCGAAGACCTTTTGAAGGTCGTCGAGCGTGCGTTGCAAGCGCAGAACCTCATGTCCTCGGTCGCCGCTTCGGCGCCCGTCCTGATGGAGGAAGGCCGCAAATTCATCGGCCAGAACCAGCAGATGCAAAAGGTCTTCGGCGTGATCCAGCGTCTGTCGAAAGTCGACACGCCCGTTTTGATCCGCGGCGCCTCGGGAACCGGGAAAGAGTTGGTCGCCCGCGCGATCCACTTCAACTCGGCCCGCAAAGACGGCAAGTTCGTCGCGATCAACTGCTCGGCGATCCCCGAGAATCTTTTCGAGTCCGAACTTTTCGGTCACGAGAAGGGCTCGTTCACCGGCGCCGATCAACGTAAAATCGGAAAATTCCAATTCGCCGAGGGCGGAACGCTCTTCCTCGATGAGGTCGGCGATATGCCGCAGCTCATGCAGGTGAAACTCCTGCGCGTCCTGCAAGAGAAGGTCTTCGTGCCCGTGGGCGCGAACCGCGAAATCGAAACCAACGTCCGCATCGTCGCCGCGACCAACCGTCCGCTGGAAGAGATGATGAAGACCGGTCAGTTCCGCGAGGATCTTTTCTATCGCCTGAACGTCATCCCGATCTATCTGCCCTCGCTCGTCGACCGTAAAGACGACATCGAAAACCTGCTGAACATGTTCATCAAGAAGTTCAATCAGGTGCACGGCAAACGTATCACCGGAATCGCGCCCGACGCGATGGCGGTCCTGAAGCGTTACGATTGGCCGGGAAATATCCGCGAGCTCGAAAACGTGGTGGAGCACTCCTTCATCATGGAAAACTCGACGGTGCTGACCTTGCGCGCGCTGCCGGAATCGGTCCTCGCGAAAACGGGAACCGTGCTCGCGGAAATGCCGATGCATGAGATCACGTTGCGTGGCCTGACGGGCGCGCAGCCGCCGCTGACGCCCTCGACGAGCGCCGAAGAAGACGATGACTTGATGGATCTTTCGGCGGACGAAGACGATGACAGCGATGTCAACCTGGATTCGAGCGTCAAAACGGATCTTGGTGGCGCGCTCGATTTCAACGCCCAAAAAGAGGCCTTCGAGAAGGAATTCATCATCAAAGCCCTGAAAACGTTCAAGGGACGCATCAATCAGACCGCACTGCACGCGAATATTCCGAAAAAGACGCTGCTGCGGAAGATCGAGAAATACGGCATCAACGCCAAAGATTTCGCGACGTAA
- the lspA gene encoding signal peptidase II — protein sequence MQKKYIILVSFSALLVAMDQLVKMYVHLHFQLGESIPVIPGFFNITYVRNPGAAFGFLASAPAIFRENFFLIMPPIALVIILLILKGVADDDNWQIFALSSVFGGAIGNYIDRLQFRYVIDFLDFHLQEKYTWPAFNIADMAIVGGVMLLLVLMFLEGRRADAAEGSKPHAS from the coding sequence ATTCAAAAGAAGTACATCATCCTGGTTTCGTTTTCGGCACTTCTGGTCGCGATGGATCAACTCGTGAAGATGTATGTGCACTTGCACTTCCAACTTGGCGAATCCATCCCCGTGATCCCCGGCTTTTTTAACATCACCTACGTGCGTAACCCCGGCGCCGCTTTCGGTTTCCTGGCGAGCGCGCCCGCGATCTTCCGCGAGAACTTCTTCCTGATCATGCCACCCATCGCGCTCGTGATCATTTTGCTGATCCTGAAAGGCGTGGCGGACGACGACAACTGGCAGATCTTCGCGCTCTCGAGCGTTTTCGGCGGAGCGATCGGCAACTACATCGACCGCTTGCAGTTCCGCTACGTGATCGACTTCCTCGATTTCCATTTGCAGGAAAAGTACACTTGGCCCGCCTTCAACATCGCGGATATGGCGATCGTGGGTGGGGTCATGCTCCTGCTCGTCCTTATGTTCCTGGAAGGCCGACGCGCGGACGCGGCCGAGGGGTCCAAGCCCCATGCTTCCTGA
- a CDS encoding prolipoprotein diacylglyceryl transferase: MLPEFSLGSFVTLPTYFVSLSLLVSLLFFLIWKWAAMMDKNSTVALNLAMIIVVTGFVGGRLFHVIYEAPDYYRRFPQAIFMFWMGGYVFFGGMALATLAGFLYLKKIGQPFWSWFDLLTPVLALGYGLGRFSCFLAGCCYGGFCDLPWAVNGRHPTQIYALLLEVGFAFFLARTALRNHSERDAKKRWPVGALTLTWFALHAIGRLVMEHYREDFRGPMLSGTSISTWLSLVLLSGALAGLFFLWAPRLKTLRTRKK, encoded by the coding sequence ATGCTTCCTGAGTTTTCGCTCGGATCCTTCGTCACGCTGCCGACCTATTTCGTTTCGTTGAGTCTGCTCGTCTCGTTGCTGTTCTTCCTGATCTGGAAGTGGGCCGCGATGATGGACAAGAACTCGACCGTCGCGCTGAATCTCGCGATGATCATCGTCGTCACGGGCTTCGTCGGCGGTCGACTCTTTCACGTGATCTACGAGGCCCCGGACTACTATCGCCGCTTCCCGCAGGCCATCTTCATGTTCTGGATGGGCGGCTACGTTTTTTTCGGCGGCATGGCGCTCGCGACCTTGGCGGGATTTCTTTACCTCAAGAAAATCGGCCAGCCGTTCTGGAGTTGGTTCGATCTGCTGACCCCCGTCCTGGCCTTGGGCTACGGCTTGGGCCGCTTCTCGTGCTTCCTGGCGGGCTGCTGCTACGGCGGCTTCTGCGATCTGCCGTGGGCCGTGAACGGTCGTCACCCGACGCAGATCTACGCCCTGTTGCTGGAGGTCGGTTTCGCGTTTTTCCTCGCGCGCACGGCGCTTCGCAACCACTCCGAAAGGGACGCGAAGAAACGCTGGCCCGTGGGCGCGCTCACTCTGACGTGGTTCGCGTTGCACGCGATCGGACGCTTGGTCATGGAGCACTACCGCGAAGACTTCCGCGGCCCGATGCTCTCGGGTACGAGCATCTCGACCTGGCTTTCGCTCGTGCTCTTGAGCGGCGCCCTCGCCGGATTGTTTTTCCTTTGGGCGCCCCGCCTGAAAACCCTGCGCACGCGAAAGAAGTAG
- a CDS encoding CHASE2 domain-containing protein — protein MVAALFLSFAVRLIDLSFFEYYLYDLHYRLRPSPTPSGNVVLVLMDGKTLDRFLEVPKFVPHTEVFKNIMRANPRAIAYVTPIMPVALGGSEEDRAAASPTGDDDQKIAFADELRKFEEVYQLTDTVASKDEAKPQLPAPFSFVKVLSAPKTADNEQFAKDRVTRRVAVDFENELLGHVKLAQMFNPKLDGEEPLRYTFDVLGTRQAYIDYGRPGSIKTVKFEDILDGKVPAETFTGKLVMIGDDFQKNLANMIRTPFNRSPVAMTYLDMHANMVETFIRNSAPIKSPSWFDFLITSIVSLITIVAVLTMRPAKGLLVLLGTLGGVVALSGIFFMPFGVWLPLAHPLLAIFICYYFFIPYRLIIENRRSWEYYQKHQLLQQVEVLKTNFISMMSHDLKTPIARIQGMTDVILKDSPTPLTTGQREAIDHIKNSGDDLLRFINAILNYAKIESEGVELHTESRDVNELLTSVIRKNEFLAKVKNIELLPELEPLFSIRIDPELMKQVFSNLVENAIKYSPEGSKILITSEERDGHVVVQVADQGPGIPQDELANIFMKFFRSRNAKASPIKGSGLGLYLAKYFVELHQGRIHVESQIGQGSTFTVELPLQP, from the coding sequence ATTGTGGCCGCTCTTTTCTTGAGCTTCGCCGTCCGCCTCATCGATCTCAGCTTCTTCGAATACTACCTCTACGATCTTCACTATCGCTTACGGCCTTCGCCCACACCGAGTGGAAACGTCGTGCTCGTCCTCATGGACGGAAAGACGCTCGATCGCTTTCTCGAAGTCCCAAAGTTCGTCCCGCATACGGAAGTTTTCAAAAACATCATGCGCGCGAATCCGCGCGCCATCGCCTACGTCACTCCCATCATGCCCGTGGCCCTCGGAGGCTCCGAAGAAGATCGCGCGGCCGCCTCACCGACCGGAGACGACGATCAAAAGATCGCCTTCGCGGATGAACTCCGTAAATTCGAAGAGGTCTACCAGCTAACCGATACGGTCGCCTCGAAGGACGAAGCCAAACCTCAGCTCCCCGCGCCCTTCTCGTTCGTCAAAGTCCTGTCGGCTCCCAAGACCGCGGACAATGAGCAGTTCGCGAAAGACCGGGTCACCCGTCGGGTCGCGGTGGATTTCGAAAACGAGCTTCTCGGGCACGTGAAGCTCGCGCAGATGTTCAATCCCAAGCTCGATGGCGAAGAGCCGCTGCGCTACACCTTCGACGTTCTCGGAACGCGCCAAGCCTATATCGACTACGGTCGCCCGGGCTCCATCAAGACGGTGAAGTTCGAAGACATCCTCGACGGCAAAGTACCGGCCGAGACGTTCACGGGAAAACTCGTGATGATCGGCGACGACTTCCAGAAAAATCTCGCCAACATGATCCGGACGCCGTTCAACCGCTCGCCCGTCGCGATGACCTATCTCGACATGCACGCGAACATGGTCGAAACCTTCATCCGCAACTCGGCGCCCATCAAGTCCCCCAGCTGGTTCGATTTCCTGATCACTTCGATCGTCTCGCTGATCACCATCGTCGCGGTCCTGACCATGCGGCCCGCGAAAGGGCTCCTGGTGCTGCTGGGCACTCTCGGCGGCGTCGTCGCGCTGAGCGGGATCTTCTTCATGCCGTTCGGAGTTTGGCTCCCGCTCGCGCACCCGCTGCTCGCGATTTTCATCTGCTACTACTTCTTCATCCCCTACCGCCTGATCATCGAGAACCGGCGCAGCTGGGAATACTACCAGAAGCACCAACTGCTCCAGCAGGTGGAAGTGCTGAAGACCAACTTCATCTCGATGATGTCGCACGACCTGAAGACGCCCATCGCGCGTATTCAAGGGATGACCGACGTCATCCTGAAGGACTCGCCGACGCCGCTGACGACCGGACAGCGCGAAGCCATCGACCACATCAAGAACAGCGGCGACGATCTGCTTCGCTTCATCAACGCGATCCTCAACTACGCGAAGATCGAATCCGAAGGCGTCGAGCTGCACACCGAAAGCCGCGACGTGAACGAGCTTCTGACCTCGGTCATCCGTAAAAACGAGTTCCTCGCGAAAGTGAAAAACATCGAGCTGCTGCCGGAGCTCGAGCCGCTCTTTTCGATCCGCATCGACCCCGAGCTCATGAAGCAGGTGTTCTCGAATCTGGTCGAGAACGCGATCAAGTACAGCCCCGAGGGGTCGAAGATCCTGATCACGTCCGAAGAGCGCGATGGCCACGTCGTCGTCCAGGTGGCCGACCAGGGCCCCGGCATTCCCCAGGACGAACTCGCCAACATCTTCATGAAGTTCTTCCGTAGCCGGAACGCTAAGGCCTCGCCCATCAAAGGCTCGGGCCTGGGTCTTTACCTCGCGAAATACTTCGTGGAGCTCCATCAAGGGCGCATCCACGTCGAATCCCAGATCGGCCAAGGCTCCACCTTCACCGTCGAACTCCCCCTCCAACCCTAG
- a CDS encoding HU family DNA-binding protein yields the protein MNKQQLIEKIAAEANLPKAQCENLLNTCFETIKKTVKKGDDVKIVGFGTFTKAKRKARTGRNPQTGKTIKIPASWAPKFRPGAEFKMMVK from the coding sequence ATGAACAAGCAACAACTGATCGAAAAAATCGCTGCTGAAGCAAACCTGCCCAAAGCTCAGTGCGAAAACCTGCTGAACACATGCTTCGAAACAATCAAAAAGACCGTTAAAAAAGGTGACGATGTGAAAATCGTCGGCTTCGGTACTTTCACTAAAGCGAAGCGCAAAGCCCGCACTGGCCGTAACCCCCAGACTGGCAAAACCATCAAGATCCCGGCTTCGTGGGCACCCAAGTTCCGCCCCGGTGCTGAATTCAAAATGATGGTGAAGTAA